One genomic segment of Alkalimarinus alittae includes these proteins:
- a CDS encoding DUF1145 domain-containing protein has product MKTIILLGKGITLGFWVAVFSSLFSVFSDNVAMMLGWAGAAVLLVHFVEVALFTKRFGDRLMEPKFDKLMVLVFGIFHILPFLMRELEREKAKAS; this is encoded by the coding sequence ATGAAAACGATCATTTTATTGGGTAAGGGTATTACATTAGGTTTTTGGGTCGCCGTTTTTTCAAGTTTGTTCTCGGTTTTTTCTGATAATGTTGCAATGATGCTCGGTTGGGCGGGGGCTGCGGTGCTACTCGTTCATTTTGTTGAGGTGGCGCTATTTACAAAGCGGTTTGGTGATAGGTTGATGGAACCTAAGTTTGATAAATTAATGGTGCTCGTGTTTGGTATCTTTCATATACTACCGTTTTTGATGAGAGAGCTAGAGCGAGAGAAGGCAAAAGCTTCATAG
- a CDS encoding glucosaminidase domain-containing protein, translating to MQTATTRMIPLSFFTILASFFFFGTQVAPTKTEQTASHNTAEERRNLKKLSHKPLPNFASIQNTQEKKQQFFGYLMPIVEQVNNEVLIERTKILTLMQKPSRSKSDKAYLKKVAKKYRVNANITDRNVFFKHLLRKIDQIPPSLVLAQAANESAWGTSRFAVKGNNLFGQWCFSKGCGLVPSQRDGGASHEVAKFDSVYNSVESYILNLNRHTQYAELRAIRLQLRDNNKPVMGIQLASGLVGYSERGDEYVDEIRSMIRFNNLSSLDKNS from the coding sequence ATGCAGACAGCTACAACACGTATGATACCGCTATCTTTTTTCACTATTTTGGCGTCTTTCTTTTTTTTCGGCACTCAAGTTGCTCCCACCAAAACAGAACAAACAGCATCGCATAACACCGCAGAGGAGAGGCGTAACCTCAAGAAACTATCGCACAAACCATTACCCAACTTCGCAAGCATCCAAAACACACAAGAAAAGAAACAGCAGTTCTTCGGCTACTTAATGCCGATAGTCGAGCAGGTTAATAATGAGGTGCTGATAGAAAGAACTAAAATCCTTACCTTGATGCAAAAACCATCACGCTCCAAGAGCGATAAAGCATATCTAAAAAAAGTCGCTAAGAAATATCGCGTCAACGCCAATATTACCGACCGCAACGTATTCTTTAAGCATTTGCTTCGCAAAATTGATCAGATCCCCCCTTCTCTGGTTTTAGCTCAAGCAGCTAATGAGTCTGCTTGGGGCACCTCTCGATTTGCAGTTAAAGGGAATAATTTATTTGGTCAGTGGTGTTTCTCTAAAGGCTGTGGTCTTGTACCTTCTCAACGGGATGGAGGTGCTTCTCATGAAGTGGCTAAATTCGACTCCGTCTACAACTCTGTAGAAAGCTATATTCTTAACCTAAATCGACACACTCAATATGCAGAACTACGCGCTATACGGCTTCAACTCAGAGATAATAACAAGCCTGTAATGGGTATTCAGCTAGCCAGCGGGCTTGTAGGCTACTCTGAAAGGGGTGATGAGTATGTTGATGAAATACGATCGATGATTCGCTTTAATAATCTGTCATCACTCGACAAAAATAGCTAA